In the Oreochromis aureus strain Israel breed Guangdong linkage group 14, ZZ_aureus, whole genome shotgun sequence genome, one interval contains:
- the LOC116322939 gene encoding uncharacterized protein LOC116322939 isoform X2, giving the protein MKTANGNTSVMDMFEKGKVLKICAPMVRYSKLAFRSLVRKYNCDICFTPMIVAADFLRSIKARDSEFTTNERDRPLIVQFAAHDAQSLADAACAVAPFSDGVDLNCGCPQRWAMSAGYGACLINKPELVKDMVRHVRNQVDNPNYTASIKIRIHKDLKQTVDLCQKAESAGVSWITVHGRTTEERHQPVHYDAIKTIKDSVSVPVIANGDIKYLRDVESTHELTGVDGMFKPSAKMTLQWTAVALFLYVEIGVIVILCLPFISARRWQSIFHLRIWSWMSRFWNKVFLTMIIILIVLFLDAVREVRKYSSKEHGADAKLQPNMFDHLHMKLFRAQRNLYISGFAVFLWLVMKRLITLINQLASVSGTTAALQAQAENANQTAEKYMKDNELLKQTLMEGRGDRATAEGMDLLRKEVEKLKEEVKTAGEGLKKSQSEADVMKKQMEGLAREYDRLLKEHQELQNLRDSGNKKED; this is encoded by the exons ATGAAGACCGCTAACGGCAACACAAGTGTCATGGACATgtttgaaaagggaaaagtcctGAAAATTTGTGCCCCAATGGTTCGATACTCAAA GCTTGCTTTCAGGTCCTTGGTTAGGAAGTACAACTGCGATATCTGCTTCACTCCAATGATCGTTGCTGCTGACTTCCTGCGCTCAATCAAAGCCAGAGACAGTGAATTCACTACTAATGAAC GTGACCGACCGCTAATAGTGCAGTTTGCTGCCCATGATGCTCAGAGTCTGGCTGATGCAGCCTGTGCAGTGGCACCTTTCTCAGATGGAGTTGACCTCAACTGCGGCTGCCCCCAGAG atGGGCTATGTCAGCTGGGTATGGTGCATGCCTCATTAACAAGCCTGAACTTGTTAAAGACATGGTAAGACACGTCAGAAATCAAGTGGACAATCCAAACTACACAGCATCAattaaaataag AATTCACAAGGACCTAAAGCAGACAGTGGATCTATGTCAAAAGGCTGAATCAGCCGGTGTGTCATGGATAACAGTCCATGGTCGTACAACAGAAGAACGCCACCAACCAGTACATTACGATGCTATAAAGACAATTAAAGACAGTGTTTCTGTCCCTGTCATTGCCAACGGCGACATAAAGTATCTCCGGGATGTGGAGTCGACTCACGAGCTCACAGGTGTTGATGGTATGTTT AAGCCATCAGCAAAGATGACGCTGCAGTGGACTGCTgtggctctctttctctatgTGGAAATTGGCGTCATTGTCATCCTCTGTTTACCCTTTATCTCTGCCAGGAG ATGGCAGAGCATTTTCCATCTGAGGATCTGGAGTTGGATGTCGAGATTCTGGAACAAAGTGTTTCTCACTATGATCATAATACTCATTGTTCTCTTCCTCG atgcTGTCCGTGAAGTGAGAAAGTATTCATCTAAAGAGCACGGCGCCGATGCCAAGCTGCAGCCAAATATGTTCGACCACTTGCACATGAAGCTTTTTAGAGCCCAGAGGAACCTGTACATCTCTGGTTTTGCTGTCTTCCTGTGGCT CGTTATGAAGCGACTGATCACTCTGATTAATCAGCTGGCGTCAGTGTCTGGGACTACGGCTGCTCTTCAAGCACAGGCTGAGAATGCTAACCAGACTGCTGAGAAATACATGAAGGACAATGAACTGTTGAAACAG ACTCTGATGGAAGGGCGGGGTGATAGGGCTACTGCTGAGGGCATGGACCTGCTAAGGAAGGAAGTGGAGAAACTCAAAGAAGAAGTGAAGACTGCTGGAGAAG GTCTGAAGAAGT
- the LOC116322939 gene encoding tRNA-dihydrouridine(20a/20b) synthase [NAD(P)+]-like isoform X1: MKTANGNTSVMDMFEKGKVLKICAPMVRYSKLAFRSLVRKYNCDICFTPMIVAADFLRSIKARDSEFTTNERDRPLIVQFAAHDAQSLADAACAVAPFSDGVDLNCGCPQRWAMSAGYGACLINKPELVKDMVRHVRNQVDNPNYTASIKIRIHKDLKQTVDLCQKAESAGVSWITVHGRTTEERHQPVHYDAIKTIKDSVSVPVIANGDIKYLRDVESTHELTGVDGVMAARGLLANPAMFAGYEDTPLQCIWDWVDIAVEQGTPFTCFHHHLIYMLERVSSQPERKVFNSLSSTSAVIDYLQNTYGSVHDLRT, translated from the exons ATGAAGACCGCTAACGGCAACACAAGTGTCATGGACATgtttgaaaagggaaaagtcctGAAAATTTGTGCCCCAATGGTTCGATACTCAAA GCTTGCTTTCAGGTCCTTGGTTAGGAAGTACAACTGCGATATCTGCTTCACTCCAATGATCGTTGCTGCTGACTTCCTGCGCTCAATCAAAGCCAGAGACAGTGAATTCACTACTAATGAAC GTGACCGACCGCTAATAGTGCAGTTTGCTGCCCATGATGCTCAGAGTCTGGCTGATGCAGCCTGTGCAGTGGCACCTTTCTCAGATGGAGTTGACCTCAACTGCGGCTGCCCCCAGAG atGGGCTATGTCAGCTGGGTATGGTGCATGCCTCATTAACAAGCCTGAACTTGTTAAAGACATGGTAAGACACGTCAGAAATCAAGTGGACAATCCAAACTACACAGCATCAattaaaataag AATTCACAAGGACCTAAAGCAGACAGTGGATCTATGTCAAAAGGCTGAATCAGCCGGTGTGTCATGGATAACAGTCCATGGTCGTACAACAGAAGAACGCCACCAACCAGTACATTACGATGCTATAAAGACAATTAAAGACAGTGTTTCTGTCCCTGTCATTGCCAACGGCGACATAAAGTATCTCCGGGATGTGGAGTCGACTCACGAGCTCACAGGTGTTGATG GTGTCATGGCTGCACGTGGGTTACTTGCTAACCCTGCCATGTTTGCTGGCTATGAGGACACTCCTTTGCAGTGTATATGGGACTGGGTGGACATAGCTGTTGAGCAGGGCACTCCGTTCACATGCTTCCACCATCATCTTATCTACATGCTGGAGAGGGTTAGCTCGCAGCCGGAGAGAAAAGTGTTCAATTCTCTGTCCAGTACTTCAGCTGTAATAGATTACCTCCAGAATACATATGGATCAGTACATGATCTCAGGACATGA
- the rflnb gene encoding refilin B, with protein MVGSLNLPNLCEGDPLDMSCRAERGLDSPDSGLPPSPSPSAWLLPVSADKAGGVSSVSEDEGRGSLVPALPAGSFPQLHPLSFGEGIALDPLPPKEMRYTSSVHYDSDRHFIQNVSLEPWGQSLEHCRQTVMAVSNSTWRHYVTQLEFQPRHRPKQFKSTTIIYPKKASTIYTTELSYNCHRLSRRFLSSVELDAVANRKLPQ; from the exons ATGGTTGGCAGTTTGAACTTGCCAAATTTATGTGAAGGAGATCCTCTGGATATGAGTTGCAGGGCTGAGAGAGGACTTGATAGCCCGGACTCTGGCTTACCCCCGAGTCCGAGCCCCAGTGCCTGGCTGCTGCCAGTGTCCGCAGATAAAGCCGGTGGAGTGAGCTCTGTGTCCGAAGACGAAGGAAGGGGTTCCCTG GTTCCAGCTTTACCTGCTGGATCTTTCCCACAGCTACACCCGCTGTCCTTTGGGGAAGGCATAGCACTTGATCCATTACCACCAAAGGAAATGAG ATACACCTCCTCAGTGCACTATGACTCAGACCGCCACTTCATCCAGAATGTCAGCCTGGAGCCGTGGGGCCAAAGCCTCGAACACTGCAGGCAGACCGTTATGGCTGTGTCCAACAGCACCTGGCGCCACTACGTGACACAGCTGGAGTTCCAGCCTCGCCATCGTCCCAAGCAGTTCAAGAGCACCACCATCATCTACCCCAAGAAAGCCAGCACCATCTATACCACAGAGCTGAGCTACAACTGTCACCGGCTGTCCAGGCGTTTCCTCTCCAGCGTAGAGCTGGATGCTGTGGCCAACAGAAAGTTACCTCAGTGA